In Paenibacillus protaetiae, the genomic stretch GGGCGATTCTGCCACTCTTTGATGAGCGGCACGATCTTGTTCGTGACATTGGAGATGAGCGTTGGCGACACCTCAATGCCGTACAACTGCTGCAGATGATCCTGAATCTCGCGTGTGCTGACGCCTTTGGCATAGAGGGCGACGATCTGATCTTCGATGCCCGTGACGTTCGATTGATGCTTTTTCACAACCAGCGGCTCAAAGGGGCCTTCGCGGTCCCGAGGAACAGCGATCTCCTGCTCGCCATATTCGCTGGTGACCGTTTTTCGGCTTTTGCCGTTGCGGCTGTTCGTCGTCTGTTTGCTTTTTGCGTCATGCTTTTCGTAGCCCAGATGCGTGTCCATTTCGGCTTCCAGCATTTCCTGCAGCGTCTCGGCAAACAGATCCTTCAGCGCGTTCTGGGCATCCTGTGCCGTCACCAATTGGTTTTCCTTAATAAACGCGCGCAGCTGTTCTTTCGTCCATAATCCCATGTGTGCTCCCCAACCTTTCTTCTGCTTTCATTGTAATCGGTTTTTGGGAGTTTACACATTTTATTTTACAGACTCCAACAGCCCTTCACCCCAGTCTAGAATGCACGTTGAGTATCTTTCAGTAATGACAGTCCTTTCTTTTCTCTCTTTTTGTAGTTACTAATTGTATCGAAATTTATCGAACAAACAAAAAGCCTACTCAAAACCTCGCAAATACAAGCATTTACCCCCTTGTAACATGAAACTAAATGTATCAAAAACTTGATTTTACAACCCTATTATCTTAATTTCACCTGTTTGAATTTGATAATGTAAGCGCTATTATTTGAGTAGACATGCCAGCTAGACTTCCAACATTAAATTACGGGAGGTTATACGGCTACATGAAAAAGAAAAAAAAGGTGACGGCTGCATTATCGGCGCTGACACTTGCGGTTGGTCTCGTTTCATTCTCTCCGTCCGTTTCACACGCGGCAATTCCGGCATCACCGGCGAACTCCACCATATTTGGCCCCAACGTTTACGTGTTTGACGACTCCATGTCCAAAAGCGATATTGAAAGCGTTACCGGCGCGGTCTTTAACCAGCAGGAAAGCAATGAGTTTGGGCCGGAGCGGTATGCGCTTCTGTTCAAGCCCGGCACTTATGATGCCAATGTTAAAGTTGGTTTCTACACATCCGTTGCAGGGATCGGGCAAAATCCTGGTGATGTCACGATTACGGGCGGGGTCAATACAGATGCCCAGTGGGATAATGGCAACGCAACCCGCAACTTCTGGCGTTCGATTGAGAACTTGACGATTGCGCCTACGGATAAGTCCAATCCGTCACAGTTTGCCGTTTCGCAAGCTGCCCCGATGCGCCGTGTCCATGTGAAAAACGACTTGTGGCTATTTGACTTGGATCACACGACATGGAATGCTGGCTGGGCCAGCGGCGGCTATATGGCTGATACACTGGTAGACGGTCAAATTACACCGGCTTCGCAGCAGCAATGGTTCGCCCGCAACAGTTCTTGGAACAACTGGTCCAATGGCGTGTGGAATATGGTGTTTGTCGGTGACGAGAATGTGCCAAGCGGGGTGTTCCCGCAAGATCCCTATACGAAGGTAGACACGACGCCGGTTGTCCGCGAGAAACCTTATTTATATGTGGACGGCGATGGCAACTACCAAGTATTTGTACCTTCACTGGAAACGAATACAAAGGGTGTAAGCTGGGCGGACGGTTCGACGCCGGGCACTTCGATCTCGATTGATGATTTCTACATTGCCATAGAAGGACAGGCGACTTCGGCCGATATTAATGCGGCGCTTGATGCCGGCAAAAATGTGCTGTTTACGCCGGGCAATTATCATCTCGAGGATACAATCCATGTGACCAACCCGAATACGGTTATACTCGGCATCGGCCTTCCGACGCTGATTCCGGATAACGGACAGGACACGATGCTCGTTGACGATGTGGATGGCGTTACGCTCGCGGGTCTTGTGTTTGATGCGGGGGCAAACCATTCTTCCACACTACTGAAGATAGGTGAAGATGGCAGCAACTCGGACCACTCTGCAAATCCAACCTTGTTGTCCGATATTTATTTCCGTACAGGCGGAGCGACAGCGGGAAGCAACGACACTGGCCTTGAAATTAACAGCAATAACGTCATTGGCGATCACTTCTGGATTTGGCGCGCTGACCATGGCGAAGGAGCAGGCTGGACGGATAATGTATCGAGGAACGGCCTTATCGTTAACGGTGAAGATGTAACCATCTACGGCTTGTTCAACGAGCATCACAACGAATACCAGACCGTATGGAACGGCAATGGAGGACGATTGTATTTCTACCAGTCGGAAATCCCGTATGATGTGCCGGACCAGCAATCCTGGATGAGCAACGGCGGGGATACAAACGGGTATGCCTCTTACAAAGTAGGCGATAACGTAACGGATCATGAAGCATGGGGACTGGGCATTTATTCGTACTTCCGGGATGCTGCCGTGAAGCTGAACAGCGCCATTGAAGTGCCGGATAATCCGGGCATCAAGCTTCATCACTTAACGACTATTTGGCTGAACGGTACGGCTGGCAGCGAAATTACGCATATCGTAAACAATCTTGGCGGCAGTGTCACATCAAGCGCGGATATGCGCAAGACGTATACCGAATTTGTGGGCAATGATACGGAAGCGCCAACCGCGCCAACGAATCTTACCGCAACGGCAAGCGGCGGCAGTGAGATCCGATTGGCATGGGATGCTGCTACGGATAATGCGGGTGTAGATTCTTACGATATTTACCGTAACAGTACCTACATTGCATCTACTTATGGCACAACTTTTAGCAATACCGGATTAAAAGCAAATACGACTTATTCGTATAAAGTCGTTGCCAAGGACAGCGTCGGCAATACATCTCCGGCGAGCAATACGGCAAGCGCAACAACTGCGGGAGGAGACGGGAAGCTTGTCCGTACGGGATGGACGGCAACGGCTAATCCGACAAGCGCCGGGGATGTCCCATCCAATATGTTCGACGGAGTGAATACTTCGCGCTGGTCGAGCGGTGCAGCCATGCAAAACGGGCAGTATATTATTGTAGATATGAAGCGTTTTGCCAATATCCAGCAAGTCGTGATGGATTCTAACGGAAGCGGGGACTATGCACGGGGTTATGAAGTGTATGTTTCGGCAGACGGAGAAACATGGGGCGACGCCGTTGCAAGCGGTACCGGCACCTCTTCGCTTCTGGCAATTAACGCAGAAGCAAGCCATGTCAGATACATTAAAGTTGTGCAGACAGGAACTTTGAGCAACTGGTGGTCCATCCATGAGTTTAATGTGTACGGAACCTATGAGGATGAAGGCAGCGTAACGCCGCCGGAGACGGAAATTACAGATAAACCTGCCCTTATATCGAATGATTCTTCGCCTTCCTTCAGCTTCGCCAGCGAAACCGGCGTAAGCTTTGAATACAGCCTTGATAATGGCGGGGAGTTTTATGTGCCTAGCTTCAGTGCTATTACACTGCAAGGCTTGAAAGACGGCGAACATACCTTATATGTCCGTGCTGTAAATGCAGCGGGGGATGTCGATGTAACGCCTGCAGCTTACGCCTGGACAATCGACACGGTGAAGCCGGTTATTACCTTGAATGGCGACAGCGCAATTACGCTGGAGCAAGGAACGGCATTTAACGATCCGGGAGCAACAGCTTCGGATGATCTCGCTGGTAATTTGACCGAAGCGATTGTGGTAACGGGAACGGTGGATGTGAGCGTACCAGGCGTTTACACCTTGTATTACAATGTCAGCGATACGGCCGGCAATGCGGCGGATCAAGCGGTTCGTACGATCCAGGTGAACAGCGGAGATACAGGCGAACAACCGCAAGCACCGGACACTTCCATTATAAGCGCTCCTCCATCGGTGTCTAACAATAGCAGCCCGGCATTTACATTTGGCAGCGATCAAGAAGAGGTAACCTATGAATACAGCTTGGACGGAGAAACCTATTTGCCGAACGAATCCAACGCCGTTACGCTTTCAGATTTGCCGGACGGCGAATATACGCTGTATGTCCGTGCTGTTAACGCGGCAGGGGATGCCGATGAAACGCCGGCGTCCTACAGCTGGACAATCGACACGGTGAAGCCCGTTATTACCTTGAATGGCAACAGCACAATCACACTGGTGCAAGGTACAGCCTTTACAGATCCGGGGGCAGCAGCATCGGACAATTACGATGGTGACCTTACCGATGCCATTGTTGTATCGGGAACAGCAGATGTGACGGAACCAGGCACTTACACGCTGGATTATAATGTAAGCGATGCGGCCGGCAATGCGGCGGATCAAGTTACCCGCACCGTTATTGTCCAAAGCGCTGAAGAGCCGGAGGCGCTGGACACGACGATTGCCAGCAAGCCTGCTTCTGTAACCAATGCAACAAGCGCGGCATTTACGTTTAGCAGCAATAATGAGCAGGCATCGTTCGAATACAGTCTGGACGGCGACAGCTACTCGGCAGCTGAATCCGGCGCCATCA encodes the following:
- a CDS encoding immunoglobulin-like domain-containing protein, with amino-acid sequence MKKKKKVTAALSALTLAVGLVSFSPSVSHAAIPASPANSTIFGPNVYVFDDSMSKSDIESVTGAVFNQQESNEFGPERYALLFKPGTYDANVKVGFYTSVAGIGQNPGDVTITGGVNTDAQWDNGNATRNFWRSIENLTIAPTDKSNPSQFAVSQAAPMRRVHVKNDLWLFDLDHTTWNAGWASGGYMADTLVDGQITPASQQQWFARNSSWNNWSNGVWNMVFVGDENVPSGVFPQDPYTKVDTTPVVREKPYLYVDGDGNYQVFVPSLETNTKGVSWADGSTPGTSISIDDFYIAIEGQATSADINAALDAGKNVLFTPGNYHLEDTIHVTNPNTVILGIGLPTLIPDNGQDTMLVDDVDGVTLAGLVFDAGANHSSTLLKIGEDGSNSDHSANPTLLSDIYFRTGGATAGSNDTGLEINSNNVIGDHFWIWRADHGEGAGWTDNVSRNGLIVNGEDVTIYGLFNEHHNEYQTVWNGNGGRLYFYQSEIPYDVPDQQSWMSNGGDTNGYASYKVGDNVTDHEAWGLGIYSYFRDAAVKLNSAIEVPDNPGIKLHHLTTIWLNGTAGSEITHIVNNLGGSVTSSADMRKTYTEFVGNDTEAPTAPTNLTATASGGSEIRLAWDAATDNAGVDSYDIYRNSTYIASTYGTTFSNTGLKANTTYSYKVVAKDSVGNTSPASNTASATTAGGDGKLVRTGWTATANPTSAGDVPSNMFDGVNTSRWSSGAAMQNGQYIIVDMKRFANIQQVVMDSNGSGDYARGYEVYVSADGETWGDAVASGTGTSSLLAINAEASHVRYIKVVQTGTLSNWWSIHEFNVYGTYEDEGSVTPPETEITDKPALISNDSSPSFSFASETGVSFEYSLDNGGEFYVPSFSAITLQGLKDGEHTLYVRAVNAAGDVDVTPAAYAWTIDTVKPVITLNGDSAITLEQGTAFNDPGATASDDLAGNLTEAIVVTGTVDVSVPGVYTLYYNVSDTAGNAADQAVRTIQVNSGDTGEQPQAPDTSIISAPPSVSNNSSPAFTFGSDQEEVTYEYSLDGETYLPNESNAVTLSDLPDGEYTLYVRAVNAAGDADETPASYSWTIDTVKPVITLNGNSTITLVQGTAFTDPGAAASDNYDGDLTDAIVVSGTADVTEPGTYTLDYNVSDAAGNAADQVTRTVIVQSAEEPEALDTTIASKPASVTNATSAAFTFSSNNEQASFEYSLDGDSYSAAESGAITLSDLSDGEYTLYVRAVDEDGNVDETPASYTWTIDTVKPVITLNGNSSIIVEKSSSAFTDPGATASDNRDRGLTDAIVVTGSVDQSKTGTYSLYYNVSDEAGNAADQVTRTVRVVSGVNPSPPLSSNANLKSLSVKASGESVSLTPAFSSSTTSYTARTDQAQVGLSAEAASSAAQISLTVNGKSQTSLTAADLKIGDNVLVWKVTAENGNTKSYTLTITRTDNEQPEIPVFTDIAGHWAESYIRQAAALHIVNGYTDGTFKPDNTVTRAEFVVMLVNALQLQGSGEQLSFNDASDIGTWAKDAVSIAVQAGIIGGYEDGTFRPNATINRAEMAVMIARALKLTASSASASPFEDENQIPQWAKDAIHALEEQGLLEGRDGNQFAPNGTATRAEAAAALLRLLGQQ